GTATCGTTTATACCGTGGAACCACTAAAGACGATTTGAAATTATATAAGGTGATTGATGGTTCATCCAATGGCTATAACGATACTAGTTTAGAAATTAATACGGATTACTGGTATGGACTACAAGCTATATTGAATGGAGGAAGGACTAGTCCTATCAAAGAAATTAATTTAAAATATTAAGAAGATGAAAAAGATTTTATTCATTTTAGTTTGTTTACTTTTTTCTGTGATTGGATATTCTCAAGGAACGTTATATGTCCTTTCAGATGAGTCTGATTTCACAAACGAAGTACAATTACTGGAACAATACGGTCTTGATGTCGATGCTGGTATTGCATATTATACTTACCCTCAAGGAATATATACCATACCTGGTAATCAGGTAGAAATTAAATGGGATATTTATTTAGGTTATAATGATGATCCTACAAATAATTGCAATGGTCGATGTGGACAATTTGATTGGTATTGTGAGAGATATTCAGATAGTAATCGTTATGATTTTTATAAAATAATCACACCTTTCGAATACGCCGAAAATCTTACTGGAGGTTGTCTAGTTATTGAATATCAAGGTTTGTTTATACCAGATATGGCACCAAGTTTAGATACTGGAGTATGTAAACCAATTTTTGATGATTATAATGGTCAAACTTTTAATTTATCAGAAGCAGATGTTCATTGGGAATACTGGAATGGTTCAGATTGGGATATTTTACCTAATTACGCTAACACTTTTCCGTTAAATAAAAGTATTATTGAAATATTTGGCGATAATTACGAAAGTATAATTGGGGGAGAAGAAACACTCCAGTTACAATATTCTGTTTTTAGTGATAGTTATTTCTCCTCAACATTTCTTGTCGATTTAAAAGCCTGCTCCCCCAATCTCCAAAACACAGAATGGACAGACGAAACTTGTTTCAATAAAAAAGATGGTAGTGTAACTCTTACTTTTGATAGAAATGTTGATACAGCCAATAACTATACAATGCGATATTTCGTATACGAAGGTGATCCGACAATTTTCCCTGAAAATCGTTTTACAGATGTTAATCAACCCGTTTTAACAGGAATTCAAGTTTTAGCAGATCCTTTCATTACACTTGACACCAATTTTCAGGGGACCTATTATGGATTAGAACAGGGTTCATATTTTATTGTTTATCAAGAAGTAAAATATGAAAACGGAACAGTTACTGTAAAAAGTGGAGAAATAACACAGCAATTCACAATTGATAGTCCAAGCCAAGTAATAACAACTGGCACTTTTACTGCTGCAAGTTGTGGTAATCCTGCTGAAATTGCATTTGCTGCTTCTGGCGGTGGTACGCCTAGTGGTAATGCTCCTAGTGGCTATGCTTATGAATACAGCATAAATAATAATACAAATTGGCTAGCAGCTTCAAACCCTTTGCTTATTTCACCCACAGCCAATCAACAAACTATTTATGTAAGAGCCCTTGTCGCGGGGAGTGATCCAGAATGTGCTGGCACAGAATTATCCTATGTTATTGCTCCAAGTACACCCCAACTTTCTATTGTGAGCAATCCAACATTTGTTCCTCCTACGACGGATTCTAGTACTGACGGTTCTATTCGGATAGAAATTGAAAATGGCGCACCTAGCTATACCTATATTCTTAATAAATTGAATAGTGCCACGAATACTTTTGTACCTGTTCAAAACGTTTCGAGTTCGCTTACAACAGTAGACTTTTTAGCAATTGATGTTGGTACCTATAGCATTACCGTGACCGATGCGGATGGCTGTCCACAAACGTCAGCAAATAGTGTGGTAACCAAAGAAACTATTCCACTTATCACCAATAATCCTATTACCGAAATAACTTGTTTTAATAGCGCTGATGGTCGTGTAAGTGCTGCAATTTCAGGATTTAATACCAATTACAAATACCAATGGATTAGTAATGGCATCGCTTCAGCAATTTTAACAGATTCTGATCCAATACAATCCTTATCTAATTTAAATACTGGTGGAACGTACACACTTCGCGTCGCTTCTGGTAGACTCCCTGATGCAGCCTTTTCTGTCGCTACAAACTATAACGAAGTAAGTTTTACACTTGCTAATCCGACCCAAGTAGCTATTAATAGTGCTATTCCCAGTAACACCAACTGTAATGGCGGTACTGACGGTTCTATAACGCTAAACCTATCAGGAGGAACTAGCTATGCATACGCCTTAGGAAATACACCTACGGACTGGCTGCCTTTGAGCGGCAATACCATTACTAATTTAAGTGCCGGAAGCTATATCGTTACTGTCAGAAATGAGAATGGGTGCGAATCACAGCTCTCCGCTTCTATTTTCATTGATGAACCTAGTCTTTTAGACGTTACTGAGGTTCCAAATAGCAGACAAAATGCGACCACCAATGGAGGGAATGATGGCGCAATCTCCATTGCTATTACTGGTGGAGAAGCACCCTACACCTTTGAGTGGACTGGTCCAAATGGATATGCTTCAACAAGCCAAAATCTCAATTCGTTAAGTACGGGCGACTATTATCTAACGCTGACCGATGCCAATTTATGTACGGAAAATTTAGGTCCGATATTCATCAGCGAACCGGGTCCCTTAGCCATTACCTCCCTGGACCCTACTCATGTGCAGTGTAAAGGCGAAAATTCTGGAAGTATTACCGCCGTAGTTACTGGTCTCCCTGCTTTTGAGTATGAGTGGACTAAAGTTGGAGACCCTAGTTTTTCAGCTCCTAATCAAGCTACTATCAGTGGACTATCTATAGGAACCTATAATCTTGTTTTATCGGATGCTACCGGAGACCCTTCCGTAACTCAATCCATAACAATTACAGAACCTACTGATATTTTATCAGCAACTGTAACTACAAAAGCTGCTTCATGTTTTAATGGAGCAGATGGTGAAATAACAATTATAGCTACTGGAGGTACTGCACCATATCTATATAATTTTGATACTGGCCTAGGATTTCAAAATAGTCCAACCCTTGGAAACTTAGCTACAGGCAACTTTTCAAATAGTATCGTACAAGATGCTAATGGCTGTACATTTATCCTACCCGAAATCTTTATCGACCAAGCAACAGAATTAAATATAATTACAGATCAGCTACTCAACATTTCCGAAGCTGGAGAAACCGATGGTGCTATTTACACCACCACAAATGGAGGAACTTTGCCTTACACCTTTTCTTGGTCAGGCCCCGATAGCTTTTCCGCCACAAGTAAAGATATTACCGAATTAACCTTAGGCCTTTACACGCTAACTGTTACCGATGCCAACAATTGTACGATTGATAAATTATTCAACATCACGGAACCAGGAGAATTAACTATTGCTGTGCAGCAAACAATTTTCTTAAACTGCAATGCAGAAACTACGGGTGAAATTACGGCCGATGTGCAAGGGGGTGTACTCAATTATACCTATGAATGGCATCAAATACTAAATGGAAATGATAGTATCTTAAGTGAGACCACAAACATTTTAGGAAATTTACCAGCGGGTAGCTACTATACTATAGTAACAGATGCCAATGCTGTAACTAGAACCTCATCAACCATTACTATTACCGAACCAGAGGAATTGGTAGCTACGCTAAATAATAAAGTTGATGTACTATGTAATGCAGAGGCTACTGGTAGCATTGATGTTACTATAACTGGCGGTACGGCTCCGTATACCTTCTATTGGAATAATGCTTTAAGCACACAAAATTTAGATGCACTACCTGCGGGCGACTATTATTTTGATGTTATTGATGCCAATGGATGCTCTGACCAATTAGAAGTTACTATTGAAGCTCCTACAAATCCATTATCCATCAGCACACAAACAGTTGTAGATGCTTCTGAATATCAAGCTATAGATGGCAGCATTTCTATTGAACTATCTGGTGGTGCTCCTGCTTATACTATATTATGGACTAAAGTTTCTGACAACACCTTTATAAGTGCTGAAAATGGTATAAATAATTTAACTGCTGGTGATTATCAAGTACTCGTGACAGATACCAACGGATGTTCTTTAACAGAAGTATTCACGATCAATCAGCCAGATATCATCGAAGAAACTATCACCGCACCTATTTGTGCGGGCGGTACGGATGGAAGTATCAGTCTTATCGTAAATAAGGGTAATGGTATTTTCTCTTATAGCTGGAATAATGGAGCAACTACTTCCGATATTAATAATTTGAGTGCAGGAGAATATACGGTATTGATTACTGGTTTTGATGCACCTATTTATAGAACCTACGTGGTAGAAGATCCTTTACCTATTCAAATTAATTTGGGAGAAGATCGGGTTTTGTGTGAAGGTCAAGTTTTAACTCTTAATGCCACCGTAGAAAATCTTGATGCTACTTATATGTGGGTGGGTGACAATGGTTTTTCGAGTGACGAAGCCATCGTCACCTTATCTGAAAGAGGTAGCTATACCCTAAATATATCAACAGCTACTGGTTGTACCGTAACGGGAACTATTACTATCGATGTGAGCGATGAAGAAATAAGTGCAGAATTAGCAGTATCATCACAAGTATTCGTGGGAGAATCTCTAATCTTAGTAGATATTAGTTA
This genomic stretch from Cellulophaga algicola DSM 14237 harbors:
- a CDS encoding T9SS type A sorting domain-containing protein, which translates into the protein MKKILFILVCLLFSVIGYSQGTLYVLSDESDFTNEVQLLEQYGLDVDAGIAYYTYPQGIYTIPGNQVEIKWDIYLGYNDDPTNNCNGRCGQFDWYCERYSDSNRYDFYKIITPFEYAENLTGGCLVIEYQGLFIPDMAPSLDTGVCKPIFDDYNGQTFNLSEADVHWEYWNGSDWDILPNYANTFPLNKSIIEIFGDNYESIIGGEETLQLQYSVFSDSYFSSTFLVDLKACSPNLQNTEWTDETCFNKKDGSVTLTFDRNVDTANNYTMRYFVYEGDPTIFPENRFTDVNQPVLTGIQVLADPFITLDTNFQGTYYGLEQGSYFIVYQEVKYENGTVTVKSGEITQQFTIDSPSQVITTGTFTAASCGNPAEIAFAASGGGTPSGNAPSGYAYEYSINNNTNWLAASNPLLISPTANQQTIYVRALVAGSDPECAGTELSYVIAPSTPQLSIVSNPTFVPPTTDSSTDGSIRIEIENGAPSYTYILNKLNSATNTFVPVQNVSSSLTTVDFLAIDVGTYSITVTDADGCPQTSANSVVTKETIPLITNNPITEITCFNSADGRVSAAISGFNTNYKYQWISNGIASAILTDSDPIQSLSNLNTGGTYTLRVASGRLPDAAFSVATNYNEVSFTLANPTQVAINSAIPSNTNCNGGTDGSITLNLSGGTSYAYALGNTPTDWLPLSGNTITNLSAGSYIVTVRNENGCESQLSASIFIDEPSLLDVTEVPNSRQNATTNGGNDGAISIAITGGEAPYTFEWTGPNGYASTSQNLNSLSTGDYYLTLTDANLCTENLGPIFISEPGPLAITSLDPTHVQCKGENSGSITAVVTGLPAFEYEWTKVGDPSFSAPNQATISGLSIGTYNLVLSDATGDPSVTQSITITEPTDILSATVTTKAASCFNGADGEITIIATGGTAPYLYNFDTGLGFQNSPTLGNLATGNFSNSIVQDANGCTFILPEIFIDQATELNIITDQLLNISEAGETDGAIYTTTNGGTLPYTFSWSGPDSFSATSKDITELTLGLYTLTVTDANNCTIDKLFNITEPGELTIAVQQTIFLNCNAETTGEITADVQGGVLNYTYEWHQILNGNDSILSETTNILGNLPAGSYYTIVTDANAVTRTSSTITITEPEELVATLNNKVDVLCNAEATGSIDVTITGGTAPYTFYWNNALSTQNLDALPAGDYYFDVIDANGCSDQLEVTIEAPTNPLSISTQTVVDASEYQAIDGSISIELSGGAPAYTILWTKVSDNTFISAENGINNLTAGDYQVLVTDTNGCSLTEVFTINQPDIIEETITAPICAGGTDGSISLIVNKGNGIFSYSWNNGATTSDINNLSAGEYTVLITGFDAPIYRTYVVEDPLPIQINLGEDRVLCEGQVLTLNATVENLDATYMWVGDNGFSSDEAIVTLSERGSYTLNISTATGCTVTGTITIDVSDEEISAELAVSSQVFVGESLILVDISYPLPESMEWIIPDNATIITSTTDEAEITFDTPGEYEIGIITQRGPCTEIQTKKVLVLNTDPTVNAVDTENGQKLIEDFILYPNPTSGVFNAQITMSEVGAISIKVFSFANNNQIAIVKEKGKATYDIPFDISIMPAGVYAVLLETPYGTSLRKIIIK